One segment of Paenibacillus rhizovicinus DNA contains the following:
- a CDS encoding ABC transporter ATP-binding protein — protein MMNNHIAHIAVYFRKLHKFAGLKLYVNIVCMMGVSMLEGAGLFLFIPMLGLIGVFDTASADNIPFLSALMSPLGELPIGWRLPAVLGVFMLSVWTQAFLQLRLVNRNEAIEAGFIRHLQVELYQSLLQSSWSFFLTKRRSDFVHVMMQELSRASNGVYLSISLLSTCLFTLVQIGLAAWLSWPLTASILVCGVIMALILRPYHQRSKRNGERLSALMREFYAGMTEHFNGIKEIKSNRMEERHMGWFRDTSGELEQNAIMYTKLQSSSRFCYKAATGLLMALFVLCSVKLLHIPPEKLIVISLIFTRLWPKFSSLQSKWQRLAQTIPAFNSLQCLRMEYEAAKELDINEDVMDDNRVRMAHGIECRNVSYRYDRSRADFALEHIDLWIPANSMTAVVGKSGAGKSTLIDLLIGLMQPETGEVFADGELLVGERAVSFRRNVSYVAQEPFLFHASIRDNMFIAAPEVTEAMIWEALSFAAAEDFVRKLPQGLDTVLGDRGVRLSGGERQRIVLARAILRKPSILILDEATSALDGENEAKIQEALIRLKGSMTIIVIAHRLSTIRDANQVIVLEDGRLARSGGFQQLAKESDGVFGKLLSYQMTSSV, from the coding sequence ATGATGAATAATCATATTGCGCATATCGCGGTTTATTTCCGCAAGCTTCATAAGTTCGCAGGATTAAAGCTGTATGTCAATATCGTTTGCATGATGGGCGTCAGCATGTTGGAAGGCGCTGGCTTGTTCTTGTTCATCCCAATGCTCGGTCTGATTGGCGTGTTCGATACGGCGTCCGCGGACAATATTCCATTCCTGTCGGCATTGATGTCGCCGCTCGGCGAACTGCCTATCGGGTGGAGGTTGCCTGCCGTCCTGGGAGTGTTCATGCTGTCGGTCTGGACGCAAGCATTCTTGCAGCTGAGGCTGGTTAACCGGAATGAAGCGATAGAAGCGGGCTTCATTCGTCATTTGCAGGTCGAACTCTATCAATCGCTTCTGCAGTCCAGCTGGTCTTTCTTCCTGACGAAGCGCAGGTCGGATTTCGTTCATGTGATGATGCAAGAGCTGTCCCGCGCCAGCAACGGCGTATATTTGTCGATTTCGCTGCTTTCGACCTGCCTGTTCACGCTGGTGCAAATCGGTTTGGCGGCATGGTTGTCATGGCCTTTGACGGCGAGCATTCTCGTGTGCGGCGTCATTATGGCGCTTATTCTTAGACCCTATCATCAGCGAAGCAAGCGAAATGGCGAGCGGCTCTCGGCGCTTATGCGCGAGTTCTACGCAGGCATGACGGAGCATTTCAATGGCATCAAGGAAATTAAGAGCAATCGGATGGAAGAGCGGCATATGGGTTGGTTCAGGGACACAAGCGGGGAATTGGAACAAAATGCGATTATGTATACGAAGCTGCAATCGAGTTCACGATTCTGTTACAAAGCGGCAACGGGACTGCTCATGGCGCTGTTTGTGCTTTGTTCGGTAAAACTACTGCATATTCCGCCCGAGAAGCTGATCGTGATCAGCCTTATATTCACGCGGCTATGGCCGAAGTTTTCCAGCTTGCAATCGAAGTGGCAGCGGCTTGCACAAACGATTCCTGCGTTCAACAGCCTACAGTGCTTGCGGATGGAATACGAGGCAGCAAAGGAACTGGATATCAATGAAGACGTGATGGATGACAATCGCGTGCGAATGGCGCATGGCATCGAATGCCGAAATGTGAGTTACCGCTACGATCGATCCAGAGCGGACTTCGCACTTGAACATATCGATTTATGGATTCCGGCGAACAGCATGACGGCAGTCGTCGGCAAATCCGGCGCCGGCAAGAGTACGCTCATCGACCTGCTGATCGGCCTAATGCAGCCGGAGACGGGCGAGGTGTTTGCGGACGGCGAGCTGCTCGTCGGGGAGAGGGCGGTATCGTTTCGGCGCAATGTCAGCTATGTCGCGCAGGAACCTTTTCTATTCCATGCGAGCATTCGCGACAATATGTTCATTGCCGCACCTGAAGTGACAGAGGCGATGATCTGGGAGGCGCTGAGCTTTGCCGCAGCCGAGGATTTCGTGCGCAAACTGCCGCAGGGGCTTGATACCGTCCTTGGCGATAGAGGCGTACGCTTGTCGGGTGGCGAGCGGCAGCGGATCGTTCTAGCCAGGGCGATTCTTCGAAAACCGTCCATACTCATCCTAGACGAAGCGACTAGCGCGCTCGATGGCGAGAATGAAGCGAAGATTCAGGAAGCATTGATTCGGCTGAAAGGCAGCATGACGATTATCGTGATTGCGCATCGTCTGTCAACGATTCGAGACGCCAATCAAGTGATTGTTCTGGAAGACGGCAGATTGGCACGTTCAGGAGGCTTCCAGCAGCTTGCGAAAGAATCCGACGGCGTCTTCGGGAAACTGCTGAGCTATCAGATGACAAGTAGTGTGTAG
- a CDS encoding DUF1854 domain-containing protein, with the protein MSNLVYLKQKGNRFSMSFRKEDSLHFEMGGLRYEKVKLVRTFPYSFLDQYISVRSETGEELMLISNLNVLDDASRAVVQEELKQLYMVPVIEQILSIRKQNAYYTWEVQTDFGRVTFTTENAHEHIHSIAPDRWIITDMDARKFLLADLGKLDAASKRYWQQIN; encoded by the coding sequence ATGAGTAACTTGGTCTATTTGAAGCAGAAGGGCAACCGGTTCAGCATGTCGTTCCGCAAGGAAGATTCGCTCCACTTCGAGATGGGTGGGCTGCGCTACGAGAAGGTGAAGCTGGTCCGTACATTCCCGTATTCGTTCTTGGATCAATATATATCCGTGCGGAGCGAGACCGGAGAAGAGCTGATGCTGATCAGCAATTTGAACGTGCTGGACGACGCGAGCCGTGCCGTCGTTCAGGAAGAGCTCAAGCAGCTGTACATGGTGCCCGTTATCGAGCAGATTCTATCCATCCGGAAGCAGAATGCCTATTATACGTGGGAAGTCCAGACGGACTTCGGACGCGTGACGTTCACGACCGAGAATGCGCATGAGCATATTCACTCCATCGCGCCTGACCGGTGGATCATAACGGATATGGACGCCCGCAAGTTTCTGCTTGCCGATCTCGGTAAACTGGATGCCGCAAGCAAGCGGTACTGGCAGCAAATCAATTAA
- a CDS encoding PilZ domain-containing protein has protein sequence MDQHTVNNGDLQIRFLGQITASVSICSVTDEAAQTRTTPVLLDKMSLEGLEFQTHLRFPVNSDYTIRIETVVGPWELSLLGHIVWRRRKDNLYAYGCTFVPDDYMRKAIKLALQSYVKQLHPNYRRIHQLYERMSGGAAVAHRLYKFDQKG, from the coding sequence ATGGATCAGCACACGGTCAATAACGGTGATCTGCAAATCCGATTCCTTGGTCAAATCACGGCGTCCGTCTCGATCTGCAGCGTAACGGACGAAGCGGCGCAGACGCGTACGACGCCAGTGCTTTTGGACAAAATGAGCTTGGAAGGGCTGGAGTTTCAGACCCACCTGCGGTTTCCCGTCAATTCCGATTATACGATACGTATCGAGACGGTGGTCGGTCCATGGGAGCTCTCGCTGCTAGGACATATCGTCTGGCGCCGCAGGAAGGATAACTTATACGCGTACGGCTGCACGTTCGTCCCGGATGATTACATGCGCAAGGCCATTAAGCTCGCGCTCCAAAGCTACGTCAAGCAGCTGCATCCGAACTACCGCCGCATCCACCAGCTTTATGAACGGATGTCGGGCGGAGCCGCGGTTGCCCATCGGCTCTACAAGTTCGATCAAAAGGGATGA
- a CDS encoding ABC transporter ATP-binding protein: protein MGYGTVSDEQPIVRLQQVSKVIGRRTIIDGLTLDIPRAEVLGFLGPNGSGKTTTIRMMVGLMKMTKGDVLIEGHSVRDDYEKAIRHVGAIVENPEMYKYLTGFQNLLHFSRMVPGITKQRIDEVVQLVGLKERIHDKVKTYSLGMRQRLGVAQAIMHKPSLLILDEPTNGLDPAGIRELRDYLRKLAKEEGIAVFVSSHLLSEMELMCDRVAIIQGGKLIDVRTIQTTAQLAETSGPVLFEVDRPDEAVELLAKHEAARMDEGALVRADRDTVARINAELVGAGIKVYGIRVLNKSLEDQFLEMTGGNPLV, encoded by the coding sequence ATGGGTTATGGGACCGTTTCGGACGAGCAGCCGATCGTAAGGCTTCAGCAAGTTTCGAAGGTGATCGGCAGGCGTACGATTATTGACGGGTTAACGTTAGACATCCCGCGGGCGGAGGTATTGGGCTTTCTGGGTCCGAACGGCTCCGGGAAGACGACGACCATCCGCATGATGGTCGGGTTGATGAAGATGACGAAAGGCGATGTGCTGATCGAGGGACACAGCGTCCGCGACGATTACGAGAAGGCCATCCGTCATGTCGGGGCGATTGTCGAGAACCCCGAGATGTACAAATATTTGACCGGGTTTCAGAATCTGCTTCATTTCTCCCGGATGGTGCCGGGCATCACGAAGCAGCGGATCGACGAAGTCGTCCAGCTGGTCGGGCTGAAGGAACGCATTCACGATAAAGTGAAGACGTACTCGCTCGGCATGCGCCAGCGTCTGGGCGTGGCACAGGCGATCATGCACAAGCCGTCCCTGCTCATCTTGGACGAGCCGACCAACGGCTTGGATCCGGCGGGCATTCGCGAGCTGCGCGACTATCTCCGCAAGCTGGCGAAGGAAGAGGGCATCGCCGTCTTCGTCTCCAGCCATCTGCTCAGCGAGATGGAGCTGATGTGCGACCGGGTCGCGATTATTCAAGGCGGCAAGCTGATCGACGTGCGGACGATTCAAACCACCGCGCAATTGGCGGAAACGAGCGGCCCCGTGCTGTTCGAGGTGGATCGGCCGGACGAGGCCGTGGAGCTGCTGGCGAAGCACGAAGCGGCTCGGATGGATGAAGGGGCGCTCGTACGGGCGGACCGGGACACGGTTGCGCGCATCAATGCGGAGCTGGTCGGAGCGGGCATTAAAGTATACGGCATTCGCGTCCTGAACAAATCGCTCGAGGATCAGTTCCTCGAGATGACGGGAGGGAATCCGCTTGTATAA